A stretch of Triticum aestivum cultivar Chinese Spring chromosome 1D, IWGSC CS RefSeq v2.1, whole genome shotgun sequence DNA encodes these proteins:
- the LOC123180102 gene encoding receptor-like protein 53, with translation MSNDRLDSWTKGSNPCDWDGVACSNNVLPRGRDQGDAALVVSNISLAGFAPVGMLDRLHFSDLPHLVYLDLSGNILQGSIPSNIGALAQLTHLDLCCSILRGSIPSSIGALSQLTHLDLSNNELNGSIPTSLDLPHLVYLNLGNNHLSGGIPSSIGALAELTYLDLSINDQNGSIPPFIGNCTKLSSLDLSYYNLFLPWLVK, from the exons ATGTCCAATGATCGCCTGGACTCATGGACAAAGGGAAGCAACCCCTGTGACTGGGATGGCGTTGCATGTAGCAACAACGTGCTGCCTCGTGGCCGTGACCAGGGTGATGCTGCCCTAGTTGTGTCCAACATTTCGCTTGCGGGGTTTGCCCCTGTTGGCATGTTAGACAGGCTTCACTTTTCAGATTTGCCCCATCTTGTGTATCTGGACCTTAGTGGCAACATTCTCCAGGGCTCAATCCCATCAAACATTGGTGCTCTTGCCCAGCTCACTCACTTGGATCTATGTTGCAGCATTCTCCGGGGCTCAATCCCATCTAGCATTGGTGCTCTTTCCCAGCTCACTCACTTGGATCTATCCAACAATGAACTGAATGGATCTATCCCAACATCCCTAG ATTTGCCTCATCTTGTCTATTTGAACCTTGGTAACAACCACCTCTCGGGCGGAATCCCTTCAAGCATTGGGGCTCTTGCGGAGCTCACATACTTGGATCTGTCCATCAACGACCAGAACGGATCTATCCCACCTTTCATAGGCAATTGTACAAAACTATCTTCCCTCGATCTCTCTTACTACAATTTGTTTTTACCATGGCTAGTAAAGTAG
- the LOC123157421 gene encoding LOW QUALITY PROTEIN: LRR receptor-like serine/threonine-protein kinase ERL2 (The sequence of the model RefSeq protein was modified relative to this genomic sequence to represent the inferred CDS: deleted 2 bases in 1 codon; substituted 1 base at 1 genomic stop codon) — PSLSRNPIKHLCSRQVGILGSIPPSMGNCTKLTHLDLSYNFLSQGSIGSIRNLTSLHYLDLSNNQINGFPSTILKLASLTTLELGSNQLNGLLPPELGSLVLLSHLNLSNNRIMGSIGSIGNLTSLEFLDLSNNQINGSIPPTFWKFILVTTLSLDSNQLNGLLPPELGSLVLLTDLNLSSNLFLGNIPPEIGHCHLLSSLILSDNLLTGEIPQELGYLTNIYELDLSRNNLSGAIPTTSSNLTQLYRLKLSXNYLAGRVPSTAATLISLDHNIDLCGDSYDLKPCETPKLNMEHLNRKHSRMILLVFLHPFPSLAS, encoded by the exons CCTTCTCTCAGTCGGAATCCTATCAAGCATTTGTGCTCTCGCCAAGTTGGAATACTTGGATCTATCCCGCCATCCATGGGTAATTGTACAAAACTAACCCATCTTGATCTCTCCTATAATTTTTTGTCGCAAGGATCCATTGGAAGCATAAGAAATCTAACGAGTTTACATTACCTAGATCTTTCCAACAATCAAATAAATGGTTTCCCTTCGACCATTTTGAAATTAGCCTCTCTAACAACACTGGAACTTGGATCCAATCAACTTAATGGTCTATTACCACCAGAGTTAGGATCACTTGTTCTTCTCTCACATCTGAATCTTTCCAACAACCGGATCATGGGTTCCATTGGAAGCATAGGAAATCTAACAAGTTTAGAATTCTTGGATCTTTCTAACAATCAAATAAATGGTTCCATCCCTCCAACCTTCTGGAAATTTATCTTAGTTACAACACTGTCACTTGATTCCAATCAGCTTAATGGCCTATTACCGCCAGAGTTGGGATCACTTGTTCTGCTCACAGATCTGAACCTAAGTAGCAACCTATTTCTAGGAAATATTCCACCTGAGATAGGACATTGCCACCTTTTATCATCGTTAATCTTATCAGACAACTTATTGACAGGAGAAATACCACAAGAACTTGGGTATCTCACCAATATATATGAGCTAGATTTGAGTAGAAACAATTTAAGTGGTGCCATCCCAACGACTTCTTCTAATCTTACGCAACTG TATAGACTAAAATTATCATAGAACTATTTGGCTGGCAGAGTTCCATCTACCGCTGCAACATTGATCTCACTTGACCATAATATAGATTTATGCGGCGATTCCTATGACTTAAAACCGTGTGAAACACCGAAGCTCAACATGGAACACCTAAACAGAAAACATTCACGTATGATACTTCTTGTTTTTTTGCATCCTTTTCCTTCGCTTGCCTCTTAA